A single Candoia aspera isolate rCanAsp1 chromosome 7, rCanAsp1.hap2, whole genome shotgun sequence DNA region contains:
- the IKBIP gene encoding inhibitor of nuclear factor kappa-B kinase-interacting protein isoform X2 — protein MFEVKRRRKANISKPDEDQQKKQSVFKSTKSMWMDLQTASSLLSLVASLGLSWFLFQQSVQLSAVEKKYHILKEEAVKFQDMENKISIMSEKFASSSVLQEAASYVSMITSFEQEVSSLHNFIEDIQNSEKTSSKKFQTISKNFENVVDSWKRSMSEMDSNTSNLKLETKILHREITSQINTVDQGLKKLSERLKDLEDSTVRNLKTLNRQEEDELIKIEEQLQLDKKTAKILKQEHNSLLVRSNYLYQKLVLSEHKLKECKNYLPAIEHAIYSILRLSNELVAAERKKEDMITKIFTVENEMMKAISEITNIQNTLESMQHEAL, from the exons ATGTTCGAAGTCAAGCGAAGGAGGAAAGCAAACATTTCCAAGCCAGATGAAGATCAACAAAAGAAACAATCAGTTTTCAAGAGTACCAAATCCATGTGGATGGATCTGCAAACAGCTTCAAGTTTGCTATCTCTTGTTGCCAGTCTAGGGCTATCATG GTTTCTTTTTCAGCAGTCAGTTCAGCTGTCTGCTGTAGAGAAGAAGTATCACATATTAAAGGAGGAAGCTGTAAAGTTTCAAgatatggaaaataaaattagcatAATGTCTGAAAAG TTTGCATCTTCGAGTGTCCTGCAGGAGGCTGCTTCATATGTTTCCATGATAACCAGTTTTGAGCAAGAAGTATCTAGCCTTCATAACTTCATAGAGGATATTCAAAACAGTGAAAAGACAAGCTCTAAAAAGTTTCAGACTATTAGCAAGAACTTTGAAAACGTAGTAGACTCCTGGAAAAGAAGCATGTCTGAGATGGATTCAAATACCAGCAACTTAAAATTGGAAACAAAGATTTTACATAGAGAAATAACCTCCCAGATCAATACAGTAGATCAGGGACTAAAAAAACTTTCTGAAAGACTGAAAGACCTAGAAGACAGTACAGTAAGGAATCTTAAAACATTAAATAGGCAAGAGGAAGATGAACTGATAAAGATTGAAGAGCAGCTGCAGTTGGATAAAAAGACagctaaaatattaaaacaagagCACAACAGTCTTTTGGTCAGAAGTAATTATCTGTACCAGAAACTTGTACTTTCTGAACACAAactgaaggaatgcaagaactatTTACCAGCAATAGAGCATGCTATTTATTCCATTCTTAGACTATCAAATGAGCTTGTTGccgcagaaagaaaaaaagaagacatgATTACAAAGATATTCACTGTagaaaatgaaatgatgaaaGCTATTTCTGAGATAACAAACATACAGAACACTCTTGAAAGCATGCAGCATGAAGCATTGTAA